The region GGACGCGGTCAGGCGCATCCGGAAGAGGCTCGCCGACGAGGTGCGTGCACTGCGCGGCTCGAACGCGATGGCGGTCATCGCCAAGCTCAACCCGATCATCCGGGGCTGGGCTGCCTACTACCGGGGGGTGGTGTCCAGTGCGCTGTTCAGCAGGCTGGACCACTACACGTGGCAACTCACCTACCGGTGGGCCTGCCACAGCCATCCCAACAAGTCGAAGAAGTGGATTGCTCGCCGCTACTTCGGCCGGTTCAACCGGTTCAGGAACGACTGGTGGGTGTTCGGTGCCCGCGATCACAGCGTGAACGATCGCGGGGACATCACCTTCCTGACCAAGTTCTCCTGGACCACCATCGTCCGGCATCAGCTGGTGACCGGTCGGGCATCCCCGGATGACCCGGACCTGGCCGACTACTGGGCCGCCCGACGACGCAAGGTGCCCCCTCCGCTGGACGGCTACAACCTGCGCCTGCTCTCCGAGCAGGGCGGTCGGTGCCTGCTCTGCGGAGACCACCTGCTCAGCCCCCACCAGCCCCCGCGGTCCCCTCGGGACTGGGAGCGGTGGTGGCTGAACGTCGTCAAACGGGCGATCGCCGCCGACTATCTCACCCACCATGGGCGGGACGGCCGATCGGACGGGAATCGAACGCGCCTCGTTCACGCCTCCTGCAACCGGAGCCTGATGGTCCGGCAGCGCAGGAGTTCGGTTCCATCCACCGCAATGCCCTCGGGGCTTGCTTGAGCCGAGGTGCGGGGAAACCCGCTCGCCCGGTTCTGAGGGGGCGGGGACGCAGCAATGCGTCCCCGCTACCCGACAGGGCCCGCGCATCGCGGGGCGGCGGACCTGGCTGTTCTGCGCGTGGCTGTCCTGGTCCCGCTTCCGGGTGGTGATCCCGGTCCGGGACTGCACGCTGGGCACCCTGGTCGCCTGCCTGGACACCACGTTGCGCCGTATCGGCGGGGCGCCGACCTACGTGCTGACCGACAACGCGAAGACCGTCACCGTCGAGCACATCGCCGGGATCCCGGTCCGCCATCCGCAGATGGTCGCCGCAGGTCGGCACTACGGCTGCCAGGTCGTGAGTTGCGTGCCCTACGACCCCGAGTCCAAGGGCGGGGCGGAGGCCACGGTCCGCATCGCGAAGGCCGACCTGGTGCCCACCGACGCGAACCTGCTGCCCGCCTACGACTCCTTCGCCGAGCTCGCGGACGCCTGTCTGACCTGGTGCGATGCGGTGAACACGCGCCGCCACCGAGCAACGGGACAGATACCCGTCGACCGCCTAGACATCGAACGCACCACGCTGCACGTCCTGCCGGCCGAGCCGCTGGCGCTCGCGCTGGGCGAGGAGCGGGTGGTGGGCTCGGATCGCACGATCAGCTTCAACTCGGTGCGTTACTCGACCCCGCCGGGTGAACCGCACCGGGTTCGATAGAGACTCGATTTCGTGTAAGGATTCGAGTCATGGCACGTCCCTCTTCCTACCCGCCTGAGCTGCGCCGTCGTGCGGTGCGCATGGTCGCCGAGGTCCTCGGTGACTACCCGAACGAGTCCGCCGCGCTGCGGGCCGTCGCGGAGAAGCTGGGCATCGGCTCCGCCGAGACCCTGCGCAACTGGGTGCGCCGGGACCAGGTCGACTCCGGACAGCGCCCAGGCACGACCATGGAGGAGTCCGCGCAGATCAAGGCGATGAAGAAGGAGATCGCCGAACTCAAGCGCGCCAACGAGATCCTCAAGGCCGCGGCGAGTTTCTTCGCGGCCGAGCTCGACCGGCCACACCAGCGCTCGTAGCGTTCATCGACGAGCACCGGGGCCGCTTCGGCGGCGTCGAGCCGATCTGCCGCGTGCTCACCGAGCACGGCTGCAGCATCGCCCCCTCCACGTACTACGCGCAGCACAAGCGCCTGGCCTCACCCGCAGCCCGCACCGTGCGCGACCAAGAACTCAAGGAGCTGATCAAGGAGGTCCACGACACCAACTACCGGGTGTACGGGGCACGGAAGGTCTGGCGGGAGCTGGGCCGGCAGGGCCACACGGTGGCGCGCTGCACCGTCGAGCGCCTGATGCGCGAACTCGGCATCACCGGCGCCGTGCGCGGCAAGAAGGTCATCACCACCATTGCCGACCCGACCACCGAACGTGCCCCGGACCTGGTCGACCGCGACTTCGTCGCCGGCGCGCCGAACCGCTGCTGGGTCGCCGACTTCACGCACATCACCACCTGGTCCGGCGTCGTCTACGTCGCCTTCGTCGTGGACACCTTCTCCCGGCGCATCGTCGGCTGGTCGGCCGCGACGTCCAAGGAGACCCGGCTCGTCCTGGACGCGCTGGACATGGCGCTGTGGCAGCGTGACCGCGACGGATTCCCTTACCAGCGTGGCGAGTTGATACATCACTCGGACGCCGGGTCGCAGTACACGAGTTTCCGGCTCGCCGAGCACCTGGACGCCGCCGGCATCGCAGCCTCGATCGGATCCGTCGGCGACGCCTACGACAACGCCCTCATGGAGTCCACGATCGGGCTGTTCAAGACCGAACTGATCAAGCCCCGGAGACCCTGGCGCACCCTCTCGCAGGTCGAACTGGCCACGGCCGAGTGGGTCGACTGGTACAACCACCGCCGACTCCACGGTGAGATAGGCCACGTCCCACCGGTCGAGTACGAGAACACCTACTACCTCACAGCCACAAAACCGCAGGTCACAACCACAACCTGAGATCTCTACCGAACCCGGGGCGGTTCACCCGAGCCAGCGGACTCCCGCCGGCCAAGTTCGAACGCATCATCCGACAGCAACGACAACAGGCCGTCCACCAGGACGAGACACGCATAGAGAGGACTTCACGAAACGAGGGGATGGACACCCTCATGTGAGCGTGCTGGCGAGGAGACCGGTGGCGCAGTCCGGTGTGAGTGTGCTCAGGTAACTGGATAGGTGGTTCTCTCCGGGCTGGTTGATCTTGGCGTCCGGTTCGTTGATCATGTGGGTCACGGTCTGTCGCGGGATCCGCTGCCCATCTACGAGGAGTTCGCCTCGCTGATCGTCGTGCTCCGGGCCGAGCTGGCGGCGGCGAGCGCGCGCATCGTCGAGTCGGAGCCTCGGAACGCGCAGATGGATGCCCGGCTGGGGCAGAACTCGAAGAACTCTTCGACGGGTTCGGTGAGAGGTCCGGGGAAACGGGCCGGGAGCAATCCCGGCACCGCGTCCCGGACAACTCGGCGACGAGGCAGGCTTCACCCGCCGACCGCCGAAGCGACAACGCGCCTGGGGCCGGCCCATCCGGCGGGCCGGGGCAATCGCAGCAGCATGGGCGAGAACGACTTCATCGCCCTGCTGGGGGCGTCCACCAGCTCGTCAGGGCACCACTCGTGCTGATCTGGGACCGGCTGAATACCCACGTCTCCCGCAGAATGCGCCAGATGATCGACGACCGGGACTGGCTGACGGTGTTCCTAATCCGTAGTGAAGGCGGTTCCAGATCACCCCGGTTTAGACCGTGTCCTACGTGGTGGTGGTCTCGTTGTATGGGTCATGGGGAGTGGTGAGTGGGGATGGATCGTTCCTGATGGATTGTGGGAAGTGGTCGAGCCGCTGCTTCCTGCTGCTCAAGTGCGCCAGCAGGGCGGTGGCACCGTTAACTTGGATGATCGGGCGGTGTTCGCCGCGGTGGTCTATGTGTTGACGACGGGGTGTGCGTGGCGGCATCTGCCACCGTGTTTCGGGGTGTCGAAGTCGACGGTGCACCGCCGCTTCACGATCTGGTCGAAGGACGGCCTGTGGGGCCGGCTCCGCAGGGTGATGCTGGAGCGCCTGGCCGACGCCGAAATCCTGGACCTGACACGGGTCGTCGTCGACTCCGTCCACGTCCGCGCGAAAAAGGGCTCTTGTGCTGGACCTGTGGGTCGGGTCATGCGAGTTGGCGTCGGGGCAGGGTGGGGCGGTTGCCGCCGAGGCAGAGCATGACGAGGGCGATGACGGCCTCGGCGGAACGGAAGCCGAAGCCTCGGCGGATGATCAAGCGGGTCTTGGTGTTCGTCGACTCGATCAGGCCGTTGGACAGCTTCTCGATGATCGCGTGGAGGATGGCCTCGTAGTGGCGCTTGATCTTGCGAGCGAGGTCGGTGAAGGCCGGAAGGCGGCACCGGGCGGCCCAGGACAGCCATCGGTCCAGGGCCTTCACCGCGGCCTGGACGCCCTCCTCGGCGGCGATCCGGTAGATCGTGCGCAGGCCCTCCTTCAGCAGGTAGGCGCGGTGCAGGCGGGGGTCGTTGGTCGCGATCCAGGCGAGTTTGACCTGCTGGCGGGGCGTGAGGTCCTCGGGGTTCTTCCACAACGCGTGGCGTGAGTGCTTGAGGCGGCGGGCGAGTTCGGGGTCGGCGGCCTCGCGTCGTGCCCGGTTCCACGCGGAGCGGCGTTCCTCGTCCAGGGCCTCGGTGGCCCAGGCCACGACGTGGAACGGGTCCATGGCGCGTACCGCGTTGGGAGCGCGCTCGGCGACCACGTCGGCGATCCACTCGGCGCCGTCGGCGCTGATGTGGGTGAGCCCGTGCGCGCGGTCGGCGCCCAGCACGTCGAAGAAGGAGCGCAGTACGTCCTTGCCGTGGCCGTCCGCCATCCACACCACCCGTCGGGAGTCGTGGTCGACCACGACGGTCATGTACTTCTGCCCGCGCCGGTAGGAGATCTCGTCGATGCCGACACGCCGCAGGCCGGCGAGCCGGTCGATCCCGGCGTCGGCGTCGGCCTGGTGGCGGGTGATGATCGCGCCGACCGTGCGCCAGGCAGTCCGCATCAGCTGGGCAGTGGCCGCCTTGGAGCATTCGGTGGCCATCCAGGCGACTTGCTGATCGAAGTCGCGGGTGTGCCCGGCGTCGTGGCGGGCCCAGGGGACGGCGGCGACCACCACCCCGTGCCGCCGGCAGGTCACCCGGGGCGCGTCGGCCTCCAGGTAGAGCTTGAGGCCGGCAGCGTCCAGGTGACGCCAGCGCCGACGCCCCGCACCGGCGTCGAACCCCGGACAGCGGCTCCCACAGATCCCGCAACGGCGACGCGCCCGAGACCTCGGCCGGACCGCGACCACGATGACCTGCGCATCTACCTCGAACCGCACGTCCTCCGGCACCGCCTGCTCGCATCCGACCAGCGCGTTCAATACCGTGGTGAACCGCACGCCGTTCTCCCTGCGCAAACCGATCTCGGGCCTCAACA is a window of Kitasatospora sp. NBC_00240 DNA encoding:
- a CDS encoding IS3 family transposase (programmed frameshift), whose amino-acid sequence is MARPSSYPPELRRRAVRMVAEVLGDYPNESAALRAVAEKLGIGSAETLRNWVRRDQVDSGQRPGTTMEESAQIKAMKKEIAELKRANEILKAAAKFLRGRARPATPALVAFIDEHRGRFGGVEPICRVLTEHGCSIAPSTYYAQHKRLASPAARTVRDQELKELIKEVHDTNYRVYGARKVWRELGRQGHTVARCTVERLMRELGITGAVRGKKVITTIADPTTERAPDLVDRDFVAGAPNRCWVADFTHITTWSGVVYVAFVVDTFSRRIVGWSAATSKETRLVLDALDMALWQRDRDGFPYQRGELIHHSDAGSQYTSFRLAEHLDAAGIAASIGSVGDAYDNALMESTIGLFKTELIKPRRPWRTLSQVELATAEWVDWYNHRRLHGEIGHVPPVEYENTYYLTATKPQVTTTT
- a CDS encoding ISL3 family transposase; translation: MRFTTVLNALVGCEQAVPEDVRFEVDAQVIVVAVRPRSRARRRCGICGSRCPGFDAGAGRRRWRHLDAAGLKLYLEADAPRVTCRRHGVVVAAVPWARHDAGHTRDFDQQVAWMATECSKAATAQLMRTAWRTVGAIITRHQADADAGIDRLAGLRRVGIDEISYRRGQKYMTVVVDHDSRRVVWMADGHGKDVLRSFFDVLGADRAHGLTHISADGAEWIADVVAERAPNAVRAMDPFHVVAWATEALDEERRSAWNRARREAADPELARRLKHSRHALWKNPEDLTPRQQVKLAWIATNDPRLHRAYLLKEGLRTIYRIAAEEGVQAAVKALDRWLSWAARCRLPAFTDLARKIKRHYEAILHAIIEKLSNGLIESTNTKTRLIIRRGFGFRSAEAVIALVMLCLGGNRPTLPRRQLA